The following are from one region of the Hymenobacter sp. YIM 151858-1 genome:
- the rpsO gene encoding 30S ribosomal protein S15, with translation MKLTTEAKQAIFEQHGVAKTKTDTGSAESQIALFTTRINHLTEHLKVNKKDFSTRLGLLKLVGKRRRLLNYLQNREINRYRAIIKELGIRK, from the coding sequence ATGAAACTCACTACCGAAGCCAAGCAGGCTATCTTCGAACAGCACGGCGTTGCCAAAACCAAAACCGACACTGGTTCGGCCGAATCGCAAATTGCCCTGTTCACCACTCGCATCAATCACCTGACGGAGCACCTGAAAGTCAACAAAAAAGACTTCTCGACCCGTCTGGGCCTGCTCAAGCTGGTAGGTAAGCGTCGCCGTCTGCTGAATTACCTGCAGAACCGCGAAATCAACCGCTACCGTGCGATTATCAAGGAGTTGGGCATCCGCAAGTAA